A portion of the Candidatus Poribacteria bacterium genome contains these proteins:
- a CDS encoding cytochrome c3 family protein, giving the protein MGWIRRNASWLCWLLLTMSIGCYFTFLLVTDHNKRIFLPGETSHGHYQIEVKCGACHTPMRGVKQEACLQCHAAELKIANDTHPEKKFTDPRNADLIAVLDARRCITCHVEHEPDMTRSIGLTLPTDYCFRCHADIGNERPSHQGLGFDTCASAGCHNFHDNRALYEDFLSKHLDEPDVLDEATGPAPNMTQFLHLFEGIATEPLSATEQDAPVDVNLDSTLLYEWENTAHAQAGVNCQNCHTQSGVWKNELTHRACQTCHSSEVDGFLKGKHGMRLAQELSPMSPGIARLPMKSEAHARNLTCVSCHSAHRFDRRYAAVNACLFCHNDTHSLAYTHSQHFALWESEMSGEAEAGSGVSCATCHLPREIHKQANIEKVVVQHNQNDSLRPNEKMIRSVCMNCHGLGFSIDALADRMLIETNFNGTPSEHIESLDMVKQRLKRRIE; this is encoded by the coding sequence ATGGGTTGGATTAGAAGAAACGCCTCTTGGTTGTGCTGGCTCCTACTCACCATGAGTATTGGCTGCTATTTTACCTTTTTGTTGGTAACAGATCATAACAAACGGATATTCTTACCCGGTGAGACTTCGCATGGACATTACCAAATTGAGGTGAAATGTGGAGCGTGCCATACACCGATGCGAGGGGTAAAACAGGAGGCATGTCTCCAGTGCCACGCCGCAGAACTAAAAATTGCCAACGATACACATCCAGAAAAAAAGTTTACCGACCCACGGAACGCTGATCTTATTGCTGTTTTGGATGCTCGGAGATGCATCACCTGTCATGTGGAGCATGAGCCAGATATGACCCGTTCAATAGGACTGACGCTTCCAACAGATTACTGTTTCCGCTGCCATGCTGATATCGGTAATGAACGTCCGAGTCATCAGGGCCTCGGATTTGATACATGTGCTTCTGCTGGATGTCACAACTTTCACGACAATCGGGCATTATACGAAGATTTCCTAAGTAAACACCTTGATGAACCGGATGTTTTAGATGAAGCAACCGGACCAGCACCAAACATGACACAGTTTCTCCATCTGTTTGAGGGAATCGCGACCGAACCGCTAAGTGCCACTGAACAAGATGCACCCGTTGACGTGAATTTGGATTCTACGCTACTATATGAATGGGAAAACACGGCACATGCGCAAGCTGGGGTCAACTGTCAGAACTGTCATACACAGAGTGGGGTCTGGAAAAATGAACTCACACATCGCGCATGCCAGACTTGCCATAGTAGTGAAGTGGACGGTTTCCTAAAAGGTAAGCACGGCATGCGCCTCGCGCAGGAACTAAGCCCGATGTCCCCCGGTATCGCACGACTCCCGATGAAGTCCGAAGCACACGCCAGAAACTTGACATGTGTATCTTGTCACAGTGCACATCGCTTTGATAGACGATATGCTGCCGTGAATGCATGTCTCTTCTGTCATAATGATACGCACAGTTTGGCATATACGCACTCACAGCACTTCGCCTTATGGGAATCAGAAATGAGCGGTGAAGCAGAAGCGGGTAGCGGTGTATCCTGTGCTACTTGTCATCTACCACGCGAAATCCATAAGCAGGCTAACATTGAAAAAGTTGTTGTTCAGCACAATCAGAATGACAGTCTGAGACCGAATGAAAAGATGATTCGGAGTGTCTGCATGAATTGCCACGGACTCGGATTCTCCATCGACGCTTTGGCAGATCGAATGCTCATCGAAACGAACTTCAACGGAACGCCGTCCGAACATATTGAAAGTTTAGATATGGTTAAACAGCGGCTTAAAAGGAGAATAGAATGA
- the mutL gene encoding DNA mismatch repair endonuclease MutL, which produces MPKIKILSADVANKIAAGEVVERPASVVKELIENAVDAESTSIRVEVRAGGKRLIHVSDNGSGMEREDALLALERHATSKVNRIEDLTQIQTFGFRGEALASIASVSQFELLTRTPDALIGTKVNVDGGVFRSVQESGCSPGTHMSVNNLFYNVPARLKFLKTDTTEMNHVTRQVTWTALAHPNIQFSLTHNSRSILDVRACDSHLERVRLIYGKEFADNLIEFTEELPDLKMYGLLGKPEFTKPNREYQLFFLNQRPIRSPIIAAALTEALSSMIVKDRQPVALLFLTLDPEAVDVNVHPAKIEVRFRNERTIYSGIVRMLRNAIHKAKYIPKIETAVEPSQSEATAKHRDISLPQRVSTPITGKGQRTQFRGQPSAVSSQPESPVEAESGSSGLQTSHTSPATDNQQIVAPTEIVVQPPQQQVPEDTDLSLLDFEHIQLKTNLFKTYIVVEARDKIFFIDQHVAAERVLYERFVNQMKTDGIPVQGLLLPVTLEATAQQLGTLKIHGDIFKKLGFDLEEFGGNTILIRAIPAPLPTRVAAQTVTDLLDKLPTQPHTEVQIPEAIENALITLACKSAVKAGDTLDTKEMINLLKELSEAKLPFNCPHSRPIIVEMGRDELERRFHR; this is translated from the coding sequence ATGCCAAAAATTAAAATACTCTCTGCAGATGTCGCCAACAAAATCGCCGCAGGCGAAGTTGTCGAACGTCCTGCTTCAGTCGTTAAAGAACTTATCGAAAACGCTGTGGATGCTGAAAGCACTTCGATTCGCGTCGAAGTCCGTGCCGGTGGGAAACGTCTTATCCACGTCTCCGATAACGGCAGCGGCATGGAACGTGAGGACGCGCTCCTCGCCTTAGAACGCCATGCAACGAGCAAAGTCAACCGTATCGAAGACCTTACGCAGATTCAAACCTTTGGATTCCGGGGTGAAGCCTTAGCCAGTATCGCCTCGGTCTCACAATTTGAACTCCTCACCCGTACACCTGACGCACTCATTGGCACAAAGGTGAATGTTGACGGTGGTGTCTTCCGATCCGTGCAAGAAAGCGGATGTTCTCCCGGCACCCACATGTCGGTCAACAACCTGTTTTACAACGTCCCGGCACGTCTGAAGTTTCTGAAAACCGATACCACAGAGATGAACCACGTCACGCGGCAAGTAACATGGACAGCCCTCGCACATCCGAACATCCAATTTTCGCTAACACACAACAGCAGATCCATTCTTGATGTTCGCGCGTGTGATTCACACTTGGAGCGGGTACGCCTCATATACGGCAAAGAATTCGCTGACAATCTTATCGAATTTACAGAAGAATTGCCCGACTTGAAGATGTATGGCTTACTCGGGAAACCGGAATTTACAAAACCGAACCGTGAGTATCAACTCTTTTTTCTCAACCAGCGACCGATTCGCAGTCCCATCATAGCTGCAGCACTCACAGAAGCACTCAGTTCCATGATTGTCAAGGACCGGCAGCCTGTCGCCCTACTTTTCCTAACGCTCGATCCCGAAGCCGTTGATGTCAACGTACATCCCGCCAAAATAGAGGTGCGTTTTCGGAACGAACGTACAATTTACAGCGGTATCGTTCGGATGCTCCGTAACGCCATCCATAAAGCGAAGTACATCCCAAAAATCGAGACAGCCGTTGAACCTTCGCAATCCGAGGCAACCGCTAAGCACCGCGATATCAGTCTACCACAACGGGTCTCCACACCTATTACTGGGAAGGGACAACGCACACAATTTAGAGGTCAGCCATCAGCAGTCAGCAGTCAGCCAGAGAGTCCTGTGGAAGCGGAAAGCGGGAGTTCGGGGTTACAAACTTCTCACACATCGCCAGCAACCGACAACCAACAGATAGTTGCGCCTACTGAAATTGTTGTGCAACCCCCGCAGCAGCAGGTTCCTGAAGACACCGATCTCAGTCTGCTCGATTTTGAGCATATCCAACTGAAAACCAATCTTTTTAAGACCTACATTGTCGTTGAGGCGAGAGATAAAATCTTCTTTATTGATCAACACGTCGCTGCGGAGCGCGTCCTTTACGAACGCTTCGTCAACCAGATGAAAACCGATGGTATTCCTGTGCAAGGGCTGCTATTACCCGTCACGCTGGAAGCCACGGCGCAGCAGCTCGGTACTCTCAAGATTCACGGCGACATCTTTAAGAAACTCGGTTTTGATTTGGAGGAATTCGGTGGGAATACTATTTTGATTCGGGCAATTCCGGCACCTCTGCCGACACGTGTCGCTGCACAGACCGTTACGGACCTACTCGACAAACTCCCAACGCAACCACACACTGAAGTGCAAATCCCGGAAGCGATTGAGAACGCCTTGATAACCCTCGCATGTAAATCGGCTGTTAAGGCAGGGGATACACTGGATACGAAAGAGATGATAAACCTCCTCAAAGAGTTATCGGAGGCAAAGCTACCCTTTAATTGCCCGCACTCACGACCCATTATCGTCGAGATGGGACGCGATGAACTCGAACGGCGATTTCATCGGTAA
- a CDS encoding DUF3365 domain-containing protein, which produces MKNLKHAVINGVHLLALFILSVVTFAGCSAEGPESGGISPQKMADALHAVMEANRTVYTRNVVNRLMEEEQVIEASEYWKDDKALPLPAQIFRMGAEMVSEKNIGFTYALLSMWPINKQNAPKTEAEKMGLKYVFDNPGENYYTAEKLGGQNYFTAVYADTAVAQACIECHNAHQDSPRSDFELGSVMGGIVIRIPLN; this is translated from the coding sequence ATGAAAAATTTGAAACATGCTGTCATAAACGGGGTTCATCTACTCGCCCTATTTATACTTTCGGTGGTTACCTTTGCCGGTTGTAGTGCTGAGGGGCCTGAATCAGGTGGGATTTCACCGCAGAAGATGGCGGATGCACTCCACGCAGTCATGGAGGCTAACAGAACGGTTTACACACGGAACGTTGTAAATCGTTTGATGGAAGAAGAGCAGGTTATTGAGGCGAGTGAATACTGGAAAGATGACAAAGCATTACCGTTGCCAGCACAGATATTTCGGATGGGTGCAGAGATGGTGTCTGAGAAAAATATTGGGTTCACCTATGCCTTGCTATCTATGTGGCCCATCAACAAGCAGAATGCTCCCAAAACGGAAGCAGAAAAAATGGGACTAAAGTACGTTTTTGATAATCCCGGCGAAAATTATTACACAGCGGAAAAACTCGGTGGACAAAATTACTTCACCGCTGTCTATGCAGATACTGCAGTTGCACAAGCCTGTATTGAATGCCACAATGCTCACCAAGATAGTCCGAGATCTGATTTTGAGTTGGGTTCGGTCATGGGAGGCATCGTCATCCGAATTCCGCTCAATTGA
- a CDS encoding ABC transporter ATP-binding protein yields MNDTLLSVQNLKTYFRTPEGVARAVDGISFDIKPNEIFALVGESGCGKSVTALSIIQLVAKPAGFIAGGAISYKGQDITQLSEVEKRKIQGNDIAMIFQEPMTSLNPVFTIGNQISEAIRQHQHLRGTAARTAAIEMLNLVGIPEPAARYDEYPHQMSGGMKQRVMIAMALSCHPGLLIADEPTTALDVTIQAQILELIQRLQQELRMAVLLITHDLGVVANIADRVAVMYAGKIAETGTWEQLYKTPQHPYTVKLLESTPARDKRGTQLRTITGRVPKATEYNEGCRFAERCPKVMDGCENIVPTLQRVNGNEHNVACHLYNSNPPFNASGTEATKLELETEIDREDSEIPTQLTETHSQLQVKDLCVHYPIQKGVLKRTVGYVYAVDDVTFDIPRGKTLALVGESGSGKTSLGKAVLRLGIPVEGELTYDGINIATVKREQLHPYRKRMQIIFQDPYASLNPRMTVGAIIQEGMQAHNIGGSTDERHERIAELMRRVGLSPDMVTRYPHEFSGGQRQRIGIARCLAVDPEFIVCDEATSALDVSVQAQILNLLKSLQTDFNLTYLFITHNLSVVEYFADEVAVMYLGKIVERGTTEEIFDSPKHPYTRALLSAVPKMDEQTGVKKIRLEGDVPSPINRPSGCHFHPRCPEVMPVCKDTYPDELHFTQTHSCHCHLYQEDS; encoded by the coding sequence ATGAACGACACATTGCTCAGCGTCCAGAATCTCAAAACCTATTTTCGCACGCCAGAAGGGGTCGCGCGTGCCGTTGATGGCATCTCTTTCGACATCAAACCGAACGAGATTTTCGCACTCGTCGGTGAATCAGGTTGTGGTAAAAGCGTCACTGCCCTCTCCATCATCCAACTCGTTGCGAAACCCGCTGGGTTCATCGCAGGCGGTGCTATTTCCTATAAAGGTCAAGACATCACACAACTCTCAGAAGTCGAGAAGCGGAAAATTCAGGGCAACGACATCGCCATGATATTCCAAGAGCCGATGACCAGCCTGAATCCAGTTTTCACGATCGGCAACCAGATTTCAGAAGCGATCCGACAGCATCAGCATCTGCGTGGAACGGCTGCACGGACTGCAGCGATCGAAATGCTTAATCTCGTCGGTATTCCAGAACCCGCTGCCCGTTACGATGAATACCCGCACCAGATGTCCGGTGGCATGAAACAACGCGTCATGATTGCTATGGCACTCTCCTGTCACCCAGGACTGCTCATCGCCGACGAACCAACGACAGCTCTCGATGTCACCATCCAAGCACAGATTCTCGAGCTCATCCAACGCCTCCAGCAAGAACTGCGGATGGCAGTGCTGTTAATCACACACGATTTAGGGGTCGTTGCGAACATCGCCGACCGCGTCGCTGTCATGTATGCGGGGAAAATTGCCGAGACAGGCACATGGGAACAACTTTACAAGACCCCACAACACCCGTATACCGTGAAACTTCTCGAATCAACACCGGCACGTGATAAACGCGGCACGCAACTCCGCACAATTACAGGCAGAGTCCCGAAAGCAACTGAATATAACGAGGGTTGTAGGTTCGCTGAACGGTGTCCGAAAGTCATGGACGGATGTGAAAATATCGTTCCGACGCTGCAGCGCGTCAATGGCAACGAACACAACGTCGCCTGTCATCTCTATAACTCTAATCCTCCGTTCAACGCCTCTGGAACCGAGGCAACAAAACTTGAACTTGAAACAGAGATAGACCGAGAAGATAGCGAAATTCCAACACAATTGACAGAAACCCACTCCCAACTTCAAGTGAAAGACCTCTGCGTCCACTATCCGATCCAAAAGGGAGTTTTAAAACGGACAGTCGGCTACGTTTATGCCGTTGACGATGTCACGTTCGATATTCCACGCGGTAAAACGCTCGCATTGGTCGGCGAGTCGGGGTCCGGCAAGACATCACTCGGAAAAGCCGTTCTCCGATTAGGGATACCTGTCGAAGGCGAGCTCACTTATGATGGCATTAACATCGCTACTGTGAAGCGTGAGCAGCTACATCCGTATCGGAAACGGATGCAAATTATTTTCCAAGACCCTTATGCATCCCTTAATCCACGGATGACCGTTGGGGCTATTATCCAAGAGGGAATGCAAGCACACAATATCGGTGGATCAACTGACGAACGCCACGAGCGAATCGCAGAACTGATGCGTCGCGTCGGCTTATCGCCGGATATGGTAACACGCTACCCGCACGAATTCTCTGGGGGTCAAAGGCAACGCATCGGTATTGCAAGGTGCCTCGCTGTCGATCCAGAATTCATCGTTTGCGACGAAGCCACCAGCGCATTGGATGTGTCCGTGCAAGCACAGATACTCAATCTACTAAAATCGCTACAAACGGATTTTAATCTCACGTATCTCTTCATCACACACAACCTTTCCGTCGTTGAGTATTTTGCGGACGAGGTAGCAGTGATGTATCTCGGTAAAATCGTTGAACGCGGGACAACAGAGGAGATTTTCGATTCTCCCAAGCACCCGTATACACGCGCACTCCTCTCTGCTGTACCGAAGATGGACGAGCAGACAGGTGTTAAAAAGATTAGATTAGAAGGGGACGTGCCTTCGCCAATCAATCGCCCATCTGGATGCCACTTTCACCCACGTTGCCCAGAAGTAATGCCTGTGTGTAAAGACACATATCCAGACGAATTGCATTTCACACAGACGCATTCCTGCCACTGTCACCTGTACCAAGAGGATTCCTGA